The Setaria italica strain Yugu1 chromosome IX, Setaria_italica_v2.0, whole genome shotgun sequence genome has a window encoding:
- the LOC101756215 gene encoding PLASMODESMATA CALLOSE-BINDING PROTEIN 1: MEVALALAAAVLLLSSTLAASEFCVCRSDQPTTVLQKAIDFSCGPQGNADCSAILLGGGCYNPNTVAAHCSWAANSYYQNNKAKGATCDFDGAATISTTDPSFSGCTFPSSASASGTTAGTTTVGGATTGTLSPGVGTGFNGTSTGMGSSLGPTGTMDGAAAGLLPGAQLAAFLAAAILSFLALH; the protein is encoded by the exons ATGGAGGTGGCGTTAGCGCTTGCGGCCGCCGTGCTCCTCTTGTCCTCCACGCTCGCTGCCTCAG AGTTCTGCGTGTGCCGGTCGGACCAGCCGACGACGGTGCTGCAGAAGGCGATCGACTTCTCGTGCGGGCCCCAGGGCAACGCCGACTGCTCGGCCATCCTGCTGGGCGGCGGGTGCTACAACCCCAACACCGTCGCCGCGCACTGCTCCTGGGCCGCCAACAGCTACTACCAGAACAACAAGGCCAAGGGCGCCACCTGCGACTTCGACGGCGccgccaccatctccaccaccgACCCCA GTTTCTCCGGCTGCACTTTCCCTTCGAGTGCCAG TGCTTCCGGGACGACGGCGGGCACCACGAccgtgggcggcgcgacgacgggCACACTGAGCCCCGGCGTGGGCACCGGGTTCAACGGCACGAGCACGGGGATGGGCAGCAGCCTGGGGCCGACAGGCACCATggacggcgccgcggccggcctgCTCCCCGGCGCCCAGCTGgccgccttcctcgccgccgccatcctctccttcctcgctCTGCACTAG